One Desulfatitalea tepidiphila genomic region harbors:
- the trsM gene encoding DVU_1556 family methyltransferase, giving the protein MYETPALRTVTGPTIRPGGLALTERALAYCTLPTEAAVLDVGCGNGATVAHLRRKHGLKAFGLDASGRLLGTGRNATDGLPLIRGRAEALPFADSCLAAIFCECVLSLLSAPQVALGEWHRVLAPRGYLVVSDLYARNGEREERPASGALMSCLAGVTGCRTLHERMRTANFEVLLFEDHTPLLKRLAAQLVWAYGSMAAFWKAAGGGCGDGFQGPIGRSGYYLMVARRGAEEHG; this is encoded by the coding sequence TTGTATGAGACCCCGGCGCTGAGGACCGTCACCGGGCCGACCATCCGTCCGGGGGGATTGGCGTTGACCGAGAGGGCGTTGGCCTATTGCACGCTCCCGACAGAGGCCGCGGTTCTGGACGTGGGCTGCGGCAACGGCGCCACCGTGGCCCACTTGCGCCGCAAGCATGGTTTGAAAGCCTTCGGGTTGGATGCGTCCGGCCGTTTGCTGGGCACAGGGCGAAACGCGACCGACGGTTTGCCGTTGATCCGGGGCAGGGCCGAGGCACTGCCTTTTGCGGACAGTTGCCTGGCGGCCATCTTTTGTGAATGTGTCCTTTCCCTGTTGTCCGCACCGCAGGTGGCCTTGGGCGAGTGGCACCGCGTCCTGGCGCCGCGGGGCTATCTGGTCGTTTCCGATCTGTACGCCCGAAACGGCGAACGGGAGGAGAGGCCGGCATCGGGAGCGTTGATGTCCTGCCTGGCGGGCGTCACCGGCTGCCGGACCTTGCATGAACGCATGCGCACTGCGAATTTCGAAGTGCTGCTGTTCGAGGACCACACGCCGCTGTTGAAGCGACTGGCCGCTCAATTGGTATGGGCCTACGGCTCCATGGCGGCCTTCTGGAAGGCTGCGGGGGGTGGTTGCGGCGACGGCTTCCAGGGCCCCATCGGGCGATCTGGATATTATTTGATGGTGGCACGCAGAGGAGCTGAGGAACATGGATGA
- a CDS encoding DVU_1557 family redox protein translates to MKSDKDWGDELAWHCAACDRPLELGQVTVTYMNNSFTTDMPRCPGCGRVLVPEALALGKMAEVEKILEDK, encoded by the coding sequence ATGAAGAGCGACAAGGATTGGGGCGATGAATTGGCCTGGCACTGTGCGGCCTGCGACCGGCCGCTGGAACTCGGTCAGGTCACCGTCACCTATATGAACAACAGCTTTACCACCGACATGCCCCGCTGTCCCGGATGCGGCCGGGTGCTTGTGCCCGAGGCGCTGGCCCTGGGCAAGATGGCCGAGGTGGAGAAGATCCTGGAAGATAAATAG
- a CDS encoding XdhC family aldehyde oxidoreductase maturation factor: MKTIAETAFQRLSQGTPLVLAKITAQQGATPRSAGTQMVVTTEEEPVGTIGGGLVEATIIEQSRRLLSGGAARFERFDLGHADVASMDMICGGDLEILLDPIFPSPEIVDLFDGWRQMENQGHRGVFVIALQRSAERVDRIYHALLYGDGRVKGHLPLTAPAVASLAQTGQSAKAMQIVFVEDHHVILEPIHKPKTAFVVGAGHVAQPTARMLAMVGFRVVVLDDREAFANRRRFPDVHTVQVLLDLNDPFNGMSVDAQSFIVILTRGHLYDMAVLAKALETDAGYIGMIGSRRKRDAIFQRLRKDGFTEAALQRVHSPIGLNIGAESPAEIAVSIVAEMIAENCKLNFQECQRP; encoded by the coding sequence TTGAAGACCATCGCCGAAACGGCGTTTCAGCGCTTATCCCAGGGGACCCCGCTGGTTCTGGCCAAGATCACCGCTCAACAAGGGGCCACGCCGCGCTCGGCGGGCACCCAGATGGTGGTGACCACCGAAGAAGAACCTGTCGGCACCATCGGCGGCGGCCTGGTGGAAGCCACTATCATCGAGCAATCCCGGCGGCTTCTGTCCGGCGGTGCGGCACGTTTTGAGCGGTTCGATCTGGGCCATGCCGATGTGGCCAGCATGGATATGATTTGCGGTGGGGATCTTGAAATATTGCTCGATCCCATCTTTCCTTCCCCGGAAATCGTCGATCTGTTCGATGGCTGGCGGCAGATGGAGAACCAGGGGCATAGGGGGGTATTCGTGATCGCGCTCCAACGTTCGGCCGAGCGGGTCGATCGCATTTACCATGCCCTGTTGTATGGTGACGGCCGCGTGAAGGGGCATCTGCCTTTGACGGCGCCGGCCGTCGCATCGCTGGCCCAAACCGGACAATCGGCCAAGGCCATGCAGATCGTCTTCGTGGAAGATCACCATGTGATCCTGGAACCGATCCACAAACCCAAGACCGCTTTCGTGGTCGGCGCCGGCCATGTGGCCCAGCCCACCGCACGGATGCTGGCCATGGTCGGTTTTCGCGTCGTGGTGCTGGACGACCGGGAGGCATTTGCCAACCGCCGCCGGTTTCCCGATGTCCATACGGTCCAGGTGCTGCTCGATTTGAACGACCCGTTTAACGGCATGTCCGTCGACGCGCAGAGCTTCATCGTCATCCTCACCCGCGGTCATCTATACGATATGGCGGTTCTCGCCAAGGCCCTCGAGACGGACGCCGGCTACATCGGGATGATCGGCAGCCGGCGCAAGCGGGATGCCATATTCCAGCGGTTGCGAAAGGATGGGTTTACCGAAGCGGCATTGCAGCGGGTCCATTCGCCCATCGGCCTGAATATCGGGGCCGAGAGCCCGGCCGAGATCGCGGTCAGCA
- a CDS encoding DVU_1555 family C-GCAxxG-C-C protein, whose product MDDLLIRMMRWGQQGYSCSQILLLLGMEACGQTNDDLVRSVAGLAYGCGAGRATCGALTGGCCLLAFMARDDGGPALAAEQLPMMLQELTDWFEARVGQTHGGIACESIVGERGPAAARQTCGALVAETYHKVMEILATHGKADSC is encoded by the coding sequence ATGGATGATCTGCTGATCCGCATGATGCGCTGGGGCCAGCAGGGTTACAGCTGCAGCCAGATTCTCCTGCTGCTGGGTATGGAGGCTTGCGGGCAGACCAATGACGATTTGGTGCGGTCCGTGGCCGGCCTGGCTTATGGATGCGGCGCCGGTCGAGCCACCTGTGGCGCCCTCACCGGCGGTTGTTGCCTGCTGGCGTTTATGGCCCGCGACGATGGCGGCCCGGCGCTCGCCGCTGAACAGCTGCCCATGATGCTGCAGGAGCTGACTGACTGGTTCGAAGCGAGGGTCGGCCAGACCCACGGCGGCATCGCCTGCGAATCGATCGTGGGCGAGCGCGGACCGGCCGCTGCCAGGCAGACCTGCGGCGCTCTGGTGGCCGAGACCTATCACAAGGTGATGGAGATTCTGGCGACGCATGGGAAGGCGGACTCGTGTTGA
- a CDS encoding DVU_1553 family AMP-dependent CoA ligase encodes MIPIARTPLEDWAVARIGLTAHQPLEPELLSDYQLERLNQTLARAARSPYYRRQWEGLGIPRLDRIDELRRLPFTPSDVLRREPLELVCGSQGAVARVVTLHSSGTTGDPKRIFFDEEDLERTVDFFHHGMTTLVKPGQRVLILLPGELPDSVGDLLRRALARMNAVGLAYGLVQDPRHAIQAILDLRIDALVGIPVQVLALARHEDRAWIAPGTIQSVLLSTDYVPRAIVSCIREAWHCPVFQHYGMTEMGYGGALACGAHDGYHLREADLLFEVVDPVTHEPIDHGGRPGEIVFTTLTRYTMPLIRYRTGDLASWIDGPCPCGATLRRMGWVQGRLGESVRLSDGVTLDLASLDEALFALPDVLNFQATLKTSDGQDALQVRLMVRRRDTRLPPQADAALRRVPAVRAALANGSLVLAPISMESGAGLTGPAAKRKIVVERE; translated from the coding sequence ATGATCCCCATTGCCAGGACCCCATTGGAGGATTGGGCCGTCGCACGCATCGGCCTGACGGCCCACCAACCGCTTGAGCCGGAACTTCTATCGGACTACCAGCTCGAGCGGCTCAATCAAACCCTTGCCCGTGCCGCTCGAAGCCCCTATTACCGCAGACAGTGGGAGGGTCTGGGCATCCCCCGGCTGGACCGGATCGATGAGCTTCGCAGGTTGCCCTTTACACCGTCGGACGTCCTGCGCCGGGAGCCGCTGGAACTGGTATGCGGTTCCCAGGGGGCGGTGGCGCGGGTGGTGACGTTGCATTCGAGCGGCACCACGGGTGATCCCAAGCGGATTTTCTTCGATGAAGAAGATCTGGAGCGGACCGTCGATTTCTTCCATCACGGCATGACCACGCTGGTGAAACCGGGCCAACGGGTGTTGATCCTGTTGCCCGGCGAACTGCCTGACAGCGTGGGAGACCTGCTGCGCAGAGCGCTGGCGCGAATGAACGCCGTGGGATTGGCCTATGGTCTGGTTCAGGACCCCCGTCACGCCATCCAGGCGATCCTCGATTTGCGCATCGATGCGCTGGTGGGCATTCCCGTGCAGGTGCTGGCCCTGGCGCGCCACGAGGATCGTGCATGGATCGCTCCGGGTACCATTCAGTCGGTCCTGCTGAGTACCGACTATGTGCCCCGGGCCATCGTGAGCTGCATCCGCGAGGCCTGGCACTGCCCGGTGTTTCAGCATTACGGCATGACCGAGATGGGCTATGGAGGGGCGCTGGCCTGTGGGGCGCACGATGGCTATCATCTGCGCGAGGCGGATCTGTTGTTTGAAGTTGTCGATCCGGTGACCCATGAACCCATCGACCATGGTGGGCGGCCGGGTGAGATTGTATTTACCACCCTGACGCGTTATACGATGCCATTGATTCGTTATCGTACCGGTGATCTGGCGAGCTGGATCGATGGCCCTTGCCCCTGTGGCGCGACGCTGCGGCGCATGGGATGGGTCCAGGGTCGACTCGGAGAGAGCGTGCGTCTCTCCGATGGGGTGACACTGGACCTGGCGAGCCTGGACGAGGCGCTTTTTGCATTACCGGATGTTTTGAATTTCCAGGCCACCCTGAAAACCAGCGACGGGCAAGACGCGCTCCAGGTGCGATTGATGGTCCGGCGCAGGGACACGCGCTTGCCTCCACAGGCGGATGCCGCACTCCGCCGGGTGCCGGCCGTCAGAGCCGCCCTGGCCAACGGGAGCCTGGTGCTGGCCCCCATTTCGATGGAGAGCGGCGCGGGTTTGACCGGACCGGCGGCCAAACGTAAAATCGTCGTGGAAAGGGAATGA
- a CDS encoding pyridine nucleotide-disulfide oxidoreductase/dicluster-binding protein has translation MDQNELRQWERRCIQEEPPACTAACPIHVDVRSFVGHLQKGRWDQGWQTLARTMPLAGLVGRICDGPCEARCKRGEAGDAIRIAALEQACVRLARSEYRVTRLPGRPKRIALLGSGLSSLTVAWDLVRKGYGVTLFEPGDVPGAVLCDAHPVLTPAIVAAELASLETLGVAFETGTAVHGQAFFEDRRDRFDAFYIGLDAVASLQWPLDRGAGGEVRIDTGTQATSRPEVFAGGDVLSTIWRVAQGRWAATSIDRFLQKVSMTAGREREGPYDTRLYTSLTDVVAQPAVPMADAKAGYSESEAMAEAARCLICQCLECVKVCPYLENFGAYPRKYVREIYNNESIVMGSRSANLLINSCSLCGLCEAVCPEDFAMQDLCLQARRSMVQRGKMPPTAHEFALEDMAFSLGEDFFLARHAPGAGESSHLFFPGCQLSASAPGQVDALYAHLNHALGGRVGLMLACCGAPAFWAGREADFDRALAQWQHHWEALGRPKLIVACATCHVVFQDHRPEVPVQSVWETLAEVGLPPIDTDSAAGPLAIHDPCTTREMPHVQVAVRRLLDQLGVSIAELPLSGEKTECCGFGGLMQNANPDLAREVIRRRADLSGYDYVAYCAMCRDSLAAVGKRTLHLLDLIFPDRRIPDPATRPRPGWSARREHRARLRTDLLDRWWGETPSGGPEYRALVLRMAPDVRETLDARHILVEDVQQVIARAEAGSPKFRHPGTGRVKAAGRPRHVTFWVEYAPCEAGFEVFNAYSHRMEVHGP, from the coding sequence ATGGATCAGAACGAACTCAGACAATGGGAGCGGCGCTGCATCCAGGAGGAGCCGCCGGCCTGCACCGCCGCCTGCCCGATTCACGTGGATGTCCGCTCCTTCGTCGGCCATTTGCAGAAGGGCCGATGGGATCAGGGTTGGCAGACATTGGCGCGGACCATGCCCCTGGCCGGCTTGGTGGGGCGCATCTGCGATGGGCCTTGTGAAGCGCGCTGCAAACGTGGCGAAGCCGGCGACGCCATCCGTATCGCCGCCCTCGAGCAGGCCTGCGTCCGTCTGGCGAGAAGCGAATACCGGGTGACGCGGCTGCCGGGCCGGCCGAAGCGGATCGCCTTGCTGGGCTCCGGATTGAGCAGTCTGACCGTGGCTTGGGACCTGGTTCGAAAAGGTTACGGCGTCACCCTGTTCGAGCCGGGGGATGTGCCGGGGGCCGTGCTGTGCGATGCTCATCCGGTCCTGACGCCGGCGATCGTCGCCGCGGAGCTCGCCAGTCTCGAAACCCTGGGGGTCGCTTTCGAAACCGGGACGGCCGTTCATGGCCAGGCCTTTTTCGAAGACCGGCGTGATCGGTTCGATGCCTTCTACATCGGGTTGGATGCGGTGGCATCGCTGCAGTGGCCCTTGGACAGAGGCGCCGGGGGAGAGGTCCGGATCGACACCGGCACCCAGGCCACCAGCCGGCCGGAGGTCTTTGCCGGCGGCGATGTCTTGTCGACCATCTGGCGGGTCGCCCAGGGCCGCTGGGCTGCCACCTCCATCGATCGCTTCCTGCAGAAGGTTTCCATGACCGCCGGACGCGAACGTGAAGGACCCTACGACACCCGCCTGTACACCAGTCTGACCGATGTGGTCGCCCAACCGGCCGTGCCCATGGCCGATGCCAAGGCCGGCTACAGCGAATCCGAGGCCATGGCCGAAGCCGCGCGCTGCCTGATCTGCCAATGCCTGGAATGCGTCAAGGTATGCCCCTATCTGGAGAATTTCGGTGCCTATCCCCGAAAATATGTCCGGGAGATCTACAACAACGAATCGATCGTGATGGGCAGTCGATCGGCCAATCTGTTGATCAATTCGTGCAGCTTGTGCGGCCTGTGCGAGGCGGTATGCCCGGAAGACTTCGCCATGCAGGATCTTTGCCTGCAGGCGCGGCGCAGCATGGTGCAGCGCGGCAAGATGCCGCCTACGGCCCATGAGTTCGCCTTGGAGGACATGGCCTTCAGTCTCGGGGAGGATTTCTTCCTGGCCCGTCACGCCCCGGGTGCGGGAGAGAGCAGCCATCTGTTCTTTCCGGGCTGCCAGCTCAGCGCGTCTGCGCCCGGCCAGGTGGATGCGCTGTACGCCCATCTCAACCATGCCCTGGGGGGTCGGGTCGGCCTGATGCTCGCCTGCTGCGGCGCACCGGCCTTCTGGGCCGGGCGCGAGGCCGATTTCGATCGTGCCCTGGCGCAATGGCAACACCATTGGGAGGCGTTGGGCAGGCCGAAGCTGATCGTGGCCTGCGCCACTTGTCATGTGGTGTTCCAAGATCACCGGCCGGAGGTGCCGGTCCAGTCGGTCTGGGAGACCTTGGCGGAGGTGGGGTTGCCGCCTATCGACACCGATTCGGCGGCCGGCCCTCTGGCGATCCACGATCCTTGCACCACCCGGGAGATGCCGCACGTTCAGGTCGCGGTGCGCCGCCTGCTCGATCAGCTCGGGGTATCCATTGCGGAACTCCCTTTGAGTGGTGAGAAGACCGAGTGCTGCGGTTTCGGCGGGTTGATGCAAAACGCCAACCCCGACTTGGCCCGGGAGGTGATCCGCCGCCGGGCCGACTTGAGCGGCTACGACTATGTGGCTTACTGTGCCATGTGTCGGGACAGCTTGGCGGCGGTGGGCAAGCGAACCTTGCACCTGCTGGATCTCATCTTTCCCGACCGGCGGATTCCGGACCCGGCGACCCGGCCGAGGCCCGGCTGGTCCGCGCGACGGGAACATCGCGCCCGGTTGAGAACCGACCTTTTGGACCGGTGGTGGGGTGAGACACCATCCGGCGGCCCGGAGTATCGCGCGCTCGTCCTGAGGATGGCGCCTGACGTAAGGGAGACCCTCGATGCGCGGCACATTCTCGTCGAGGATGTGCAGCAGGTCATTGCCCGGGCCGAGGCCGGCAGCCCCAAATTCCGCCATCCGGGTACCGGTCGCGTCAAAGCCGCCGGCCGTCCCCGCCACGTGACCTTCTGGGTGGAATACGCCCCTTGCGAGGCCGGATTCGAGGTTTTCAACGCCTATTCCCATCGAATGGAGGTGCACGGCCCATGA
- the trsS gene encoding radical SAM (seleno)protein TrsS encodes MNVESTASLCPVCLERIPARRVVREDSVYLEKECPRHGAFQALIWKGAPDMVAWRRPKIATRPAVVGHDRERGCPFDCGLCPDHRQRSCTVILEVTRRCDLGCPVCYADSRPDGDDLPREVVGGWYDHLRRSGVTCNIQLSGGEPTLRDDLPELVAMGRRAGFDFIQINTNGLRLARDPGYARVLKAAGVASLFLQFDGVDDAAYRALRGRALWSEKQAAVAACARAGLGVVLVPTLVPGRNSHAAGDILRMALEWYPTVRGVHFQPVSYFGRHPGPPGDHDRITLPELMQSIEIQTGGLFRADHFRPPGCEHSFCSFHAQYLLSSDGRPRPSHPGPMTWRRQAPIRAEEGAARAIGSVARQWAAPPAGGDDFSAHACGCGGAMQTGRDEKLLSLDDFLATAHTRTFSVSAMAFQDVWNLDLERVQQCCIHIMTGDRRLVPFCLYNVTAVDGRALYRT; translated from the coding sequence TTGAATGTGGAATCCACCGCCAGCCTTTGCCCGGTTTGTCTCGAGCGCATTCCCGCCCGGCGCGTGGTCCGGGAAGATAGCGTCTACCTGGAAAAAGAGTGCCCGCGCCACGGGGCGTTTCAGGCGTTGATCTGGAAAGGCGCGCCGGACATGGTGGCCTGGCGGCGGCCCAAAATCGCCACCCGGCCTGCGGTGGTGGGCCATGACAGGGAGCGGGGCTGTCCTTTCGACTGCGGGCTGTGCCCCGATCATCGCCAGCGGTCGTGCACGGTGATTCTGGAAGTGACCCGGCGGTGCGATCTGGGATGTCCGGTATGCTATGCCGATTCCCGGCCCGACGGGGATGACCTGCCGCGCGAGGTCGTCGGTGGTTGGTACGATCATTTGCGGCGCTCTGGCGTCACATGCAACATCCAGCTTTCCGGCGGCGAGCCCACCCTGCGCGACGATCTGCCGGAACTGGTGGCCATGGGCCGCCGGGCGGGTTTCGATTTCATCCAGATCAATACCAACGGTCTGCGCCTGGCTCGGGACCCGGGTTATGCCCGGGTGCTCAAAGCGGCCGGTGTCGCCTCGCTTTTTTTACAGTTTGACGGAGTGGACGATGCCGCCTACCGCGCTTTGCGTGGGCGCGCCCTCTGGTCGGAAAAGCAGGCTGCCGTGGCCGCCTGCGCCCGGGCCGGCCTCGGCGTGGTGCTGGTGCCGACCCTGGTACCGGGCCGCAACAGCCACGCCGCGGGTGATATTCTACGCATGGCCCTGGAGTGGTATCCCACCGTTCGAGGGGTCCATTTTCAGCCCGTGAGCTACTTCGGCCGCCATCCGGGACCACCCGGAGACCACGACCGGATCACCCTGCCCGAACTCATGCAGTCCATCGAGATACAGACCGGCGGCCTTTTTCGGGCCGATCATTTTCGTCCGCCCGGGTGTGAACACTCGTTTTGTTCGTTCCATGCCCAATACCTTCTCTCTTCGGATGGCCGGCCTCGGCCGTCGCATCCCGGCCCCATGACGTGGCGCCGTCAGGCACCGATCCGGGCCGAAGAGGGGGCGGCACGCGCCATCGGTTCGGTGGCCCGACAGTGGGCCGCACCACCGGCGGGTGGGGATGATTTTTCGGCGCATGCCTGTGGCTGTGGCGGGGCAATGCAAACAGGACGCGATGAAAAGTTGCTTTCCCTGGATGATTTTCTGGCCACCGCCCACACCCGCACGTTTTCGGTGTCGGCCATGGCGTTTCAGGATGTCTGGAACCTCGACCTGGAACGGGTGCAGCAGTGCTGCATCCATATCATGACCGGCGACCGGCGCCTGGTTCCCTTTTGCCTGTACAACGTGACGGCCGTCGACGGCCGCGCCCTCTATCGAACATGA